In Prunus dulcis chromosome 1, ALMONDv2, whole genome shotgun sequence, the following are encoded in one genomic region:
- the LOC117629895 gene encoding CCR4-NOT transcription complex subunit 9 produces the protein MANRPQSLSMNVSFGGPSASVPSIAGAQANKDRKMASAEHLVLDLSNPDLRENALLELSKNKELFQDLAPFVWNSFGTIAALIQEIVSIYPVLSPPNLTAVQSNRVCNALALLQCVASHPDTRMLFLNAHIPLYLYPFLNTTSRSRPFEYLRLTSLGVIGALVKVDDTEVISFLLSTEIIPLCLRTMEMGSELSKTVATFIVQKILLDDMGLDYICTTAERFFAVGRVLGSMVTALAEQPSSRLLKHIIRCYLRLSDNPRACDALRNCLPDTLREATFNNFLCEDPTTRRWLQQLLQNVGVNRLPALQGGGGFDHMMVN, from the exons ATGGCAAACCGGCCCCAGTCGCTTTCGATGAATGTATCATTCGGAGGTCCAAGTGCTTCAGTGCCAAGCATTGCTGGAGCTCAAGCAAACAAGGATCGTAAAATGGCATCAGCAGAGCACTTGGTGCTTGACCTAAGTAATCCTGATCTTCGAGAAAATGCGCTTCTTGAACTTTCTAAG AACAAGGAGTTATTTCAAGATTTGGCTCCTTTCGTGTGGAATTCTTTTGGTACTATTGCTGCACTCATACAG GAGATAGTTTCAATTTACCCTGTTCTATCACCACCAAATCTGACTGCAGTACAATCCAATCGAGTTTGCAATGCTCTTGCTCTTCTTCAG TGTGTAGCTTCCCACCCAGATACAAGGATGTTGTTCCtcaatg CTCATATACCTTTATATCTGTATCCTTTTCTCAATACAACGAGCAGGTCAAGACCATTTGAGTACCTAAGGCTTACTAGTTTAGGAGTCATTGGTGCTCTAGTGAAG GTTGATGATACAGAAGTTATTAGTTTCCTTCTGTCAACAGAAATAATTCCACTGTGCCTTCGCACTATGGAAATGGGCAGTGAATTGTCAAAAACA GTTGCCACATTTATAGTTCAAAAGATTTTGTTGGATGATATGGGCTTGGACTATATTTGTACTACAGCAGAGCGGTTTTTTGCAGTAGGTCGGGTTTTAGGGAGCATGGTTACAGCACTTGCTGAGCAACCCTCATCACGCCTTTTGAAACATATCATTCGATGTTATCTTCGCTTGTCAGATAATCCAAG ggcTTGTGATGCTTTAAGAAATTGCCTTCCAGATACGTTAAGAGAGGCTACCTTTAATAATTTCCTTTGT GAAGATCCAACTACAAGGAGGTGGCTGCAACAACTGCTGCAAAACGTTGGAGTGAACCGGCTTCCTGCACTACAGGGTGGGGGAGGATTTGATCACATGATGGTGAATTAA
- the LOC117629867 gene encoding thioredoxin-like protein YLS8, translating into MSYLLPHLHSGWAVDQAILAEEERLVLIRFGHDWDETCMQMDEVLASVAETLKNFAVIYLVDITEVPDFNTMYELYDPSTVMFFFRNKHIMIDLGTGNNNKINWALKDKQEFIDIVETVYRGARKGRGLVIAPKDYSTKYRY; encoded by the exons ATGTCGTATTTGCTGCCCCACCTCCACTCTGGATGGGCCGTCGATCAGGCCATCCTCGCCGAGGAGGAGCGTCTCGTCCTCATCCGCTTCGGCCACGACTGGGACGAGACCTGTATGCAG ATGGATGAAGTGCTTGCTTCAGTTGCTGAGACACTCAAAAACTTTGCTGTGATTTACCTTGTCGATATCACGGAGGTTCCTGATTTCAACACAATGTATGAGCTCTATGACCCATCCACTGTCATGTTCTTTTTCAGAAACAAGCACATTATGATTGACCTTGGCACTGGGAACAACAACAAGATCAACTGGGCTCTCAAGGACAAGCAAGAGTTCATTGACATCGTTGAGACGGTGTACCGTGGGGCAAGGAAGGGACGTGGTCTGGTCATTGCTCCCAAAGATTACTCCACCAAGTACCGTTACTAA
- the LOC117629829 gene encoding chaperone protein dnaJ C76, chloroplastic: MAAAAGACLPLVPLFYTSGCGSNAITRCSISSPMRSTTTTSNVIFHNYDYCYKPSSMIRSCRRRRVACYSAASSTSAGGGGGITEFDLYELMGIDSSCDPSEIKRAYRTLQKRCHPDIAGPAGHDMAIILNEAYALLSDPNSRSAYDKEQAKIAELRGYSGKPIYSVWFGSESEERAVFVDEVKCIGCLKCALCAEKTFAIESVYGRARVVGQWADPESKIQEAIQACPVDCISIVERSNLAALEFLMSKQPRGSVRIGMGTTAGARVSNIFVDLKKFQTRFQDAAKQKASSTQTSSETDLQREARLSAIQAIRSISNWLYWKTPYSTSAHHQSTSLQNFTQSSIGPTYSSHFNHTDVSNLLREAAAARKQGRYQRRTRPVQPLNPPSSKEEEDNDYWKPLTNALPHAAAATASSSTQNNHSNSSQPSPAHQRRNVDRDYRSVQRNPKSNPIRWLAPMAPAILMAAVVGQSQSQGHGGAVGNGNGGGGGLTEHVYGSFALEIVNSSWLQIVLVAITWYIIGMVIVGLVDAIKSRQT; this comes from the exons ATGGCTGCAGCAGCAGGAGCATGCCTTCCTCTTGTTCCTCTGTTTTATACTAGTGGTTGTGGCTCAAATGCTATAACCAGATGCAGCATCAGCTCCCCAATGAGATCAACCACAACCACTTCAAATGTTATATTTCATAATTATGATTACTGTTATAAGCCTAGCAGCATGATTAGATCTTgcaggaggaggagggttGCTTGTTATTCTGCTGCTTCTTCTACTTctgctggtggtggtggtggtatcaCAGAGTTTGATCTGTATGAGCTGATGGGGATCGATAGCAGTTGCGATCCATCTGAGATTAAAAGAGCATACCGGACGCTGCAGAAGCGGTGCCACCCGGATATCGCAGGGCCAGCAGGGCATGACATGGCTATCATCCTCAATGAAGCATATGCTCTTCTTTCTGATCCTAATTCACGTTCAGCTTATGATAAG GAGCAAGCGAAAATTGCAGAGCTTCGAGGGTACTCAGGGAAACCAATATActcagtttggtttggttcagaAAGCGAAGAAAGAGCAGTTTTTGTGGATGAAGTCAAGTGCATTGGGTGCTTGAAATGCGCCTTATGCGCTGAAAAAACTTTCGCAATCGAATCAGTGTATGGAAGAGCCAGGGTTGTTGGACAGTGGGCTGAtcctgaatccaaaatccaagaGGCCATTCAGGCTTGTCCTGTTGATTGCATCTC gATTGTGGAGCGATCAAACCTAGCAGCTCTGGAATTTCTAATGTCCAAGCAGCCTCGAGGCAGTGTAAGAATAGGCATGGGGACCACAGCAGGTGCACGTGTCTCCAACATTTTTGTTGATCTCAAAAAATTCCAAACCAGATTCCAGGATGCAGCAAAACAAAAAGCTTCCTCTACACAAACTTCCAGT GAGACGGACCTTCAAAGAGAAGCAAGACTGTCAGCAATTCAAGCCATCAGATCAATCTCCAACTGGTTGTACTGGAAAACCCCCTATTCAACCTCAGCTCATCATCAGTCCACATCTCTCCAAAACTTTACCCAATCATCCATTGGCCCTACATATTCATCCCATTTCAACCACACGGATGTCAGCAACCTCCTCCGAGAGGCAGCGGCTGCTAGGAAACAGGGCAGATATCAGCGGCGCACAAGACCCGTCCAGCCATTAAACCCACCATCATCCAAAGAAGAGGAGGACAACGACTATTGGAAACCATTAACCAATGCTCTTCCTcatgcagcagcagcaacagccTCCTCATCAACTCAAAACAACCACTCCAACTCATCACAGCCTTCACCTGCTCATCAACGACGGAATGTCGACAGAGATTATAGATCAGTACAGAGGAACCCCAAGTCCAACCCCATTAGATGGTTGGCTCCAATGGCACCAGCAATATTGATGGCTGCCGTTGTTGGTCAATCACAGTCACAAGGACACGGGGGAGCTGTAGGTAACGgtaatggtggtggtggaggattAACAGAACATGTATATGGCTCTTTCGCATTGGAGATAGTCAACAGTTCCTGGTTACAGATCGTATTGGTGGCCATCACTTGGTACATCATTGGCATGGTCATTGTGGGACTTGTAGATGCCATTAAAAGTAGGCAAACTTAG
- the LOC117614058 gene encoding serine carboxypeptidase-like 34 produces the protein MALSSSIFPLNILLLSLTFSISTQTLAARFHYHEPSAHQQQQKADQVSGLPGQPPVSFKHFAGYVTVNKTHGRALFYWFFEAINNPQDKPLLLWLNGGPGCSSIGYGATEELGPFFVQNGSEPKLKFNPYTWNNAANLLFLESPVGVGFSYTNTSEDIRQLGDKITAEDSYNFLINWFQRFPQYKSHDFYISGESYAGHYVPQLSELIFDRNQNLSKENYINLKGFMIGNAAVDDETDQKGMIDYAWDHAVISDRLYQDIKNECDFSEKMVSRLCNKLIDKYFDVYEIIDMYSLYTPTCLSNNSSATTATRQSRTIQGAPTLFSRLDVRHKRPAGYDPCASQYSYVYLNRPDVQKALHANVTKIPYPWTHCSDNITFWKDAPPSILPVIGKLVASGLRVWIYSGDTDGRIPVTSTRYALKKLGLKINEDWTPWYNNKQVGGWTVAYEGLMFVTIRGAGHQVPEFAPKQSLLMVEHFLANRTLPSKPF, from the exons ATGGCTTTGTCTTCATCAATATTTCCTTTgaacattcttcttctttcgcTTACTTTTAGCATTTCTACACAAACTTTAGCCGCCAGATTTCATTATCATGaaccttcagctcatcaacaacaacaaaaagcagACCAAGTGAGTGGACTGCCTGGTCAGCCTCCGGTGAGCTTTAAGCACTTTGCCGGCTATGTTACCGTCAACAAAACTCATGGAAGAGCGCTCTTCTATTGGTTCTTTGAAGCAATCAACAACCCTCAAGATAAACCCCTCCTCCTTTGGCTCAACGGAG GGCCTGGATGTTCATCAATTGGGTATGGAGCAACAGAGGAGTTAGGCCCTTTCTTCGTTCAAAATGGCAGCGAACCGAAGCTCAAGTTCAACCCTTACACGTGGAACAATG CTGCCAATTTATTGTTTCTGGAGTCTCCCGTGGGAGTGGGATTTTCTTACACGAATACTAGTGAAGATATCAGGCAACTTGGCGATAAAATTACAGCTGAGGATTCTTACAACTTTCTCATCAACTGGTTTCAACGGTTTCCACAATACAAGTCTCATGACTTCTATATATCTGGAGAAAGCTATGCAG GGCATTATGTTCCACAGCTTTCTGAGCTCATCTTTGACAGAAACCAGAACCTGTCCAAGGAGAATTATATAAACTTGAAGGGATTCATG ATTGGGAATGCAGCAGTAGACGATGAGACAGATCAGAAGGGAATGATTGATTACGCGTGGGATCATGCGGTCATCTCTGATCGCTTGTACCAGGATATCAAGAACGAATGCGACTTCAGTGAGAAAATGGTATCAAGACTCTGTAATAAGCTGATAGACAAGTACTTTGATGTCTACGAAATCATAGACATGTACAGCTTGTACACTCCCACGTGCCTCAGTAACAACAGCAGCGCCACCACCGCTACCAGGCAATCCCGCACCATCCAAGGCGCCCCTACTTTGTTTTCGAGACTT GATGTAAGGCACAAGAGACCAGCAGGTTATGACCCTTGTGCATCACAATACAGTTATGTGTATTTAAATAGGCCGGATGTTCAAAAGGCACTGCATGCCAATGTCACCAAAATTCCCTATCCATGGACTCACTGCAGTGATAACATCACCTTCTGGAAGGATGCACCACCCTCCATTCTTCCCGTGATTGGAAAGCTTGTAGCGAGCGGCCTCCGCGTTTGGATTTACAG TGGGGATACTGACGGGAGAATTCCAGTAACATCAACAAGATACGCCTTGAAAAAGCTGGGATTGAAGATTAATGAAGATTGGACTCCTTGGTACAACAACAAACAG GTTGGCGGGTGGACAGTTGCGTACGAAGGGCTTATGTTTGTGACAATTAGAGGAGCAGGTCACCAAGTTCCGGAGTTTGCACCAAAGCAGTCGCTCCTCATGGTTGAACACTTCCTGGCTAATAGAACACTCCCATCTAAACCATTTTAA
- the LOC117629851 gene encoding nicotinamidase 2, whose amino-acid sequence MASSSYEKYDVRKRNPNPKVAALLVIDMQNYFSSIAQPILQNLLTTIRLCRRASIPVIFTRHSHKSPSDYGMLDEWWRGHLIFDGTPESHLMPELNPDAQDHVVHKNTYSAFRNTRLQEYLQERGVEELIVTGVMTNLCCETTARDGFVRGFRVFFSTDATGTSDQELHEATLKNLAYGFAYLVDCNRLEGGLFPNRQLT is encoded by the coding sequence ATGGCCTCCTCCTCATACGAAAAATACGACGtcagaaaaagaaacccaaatcCAAAAGTGGCAGCTCTTCTAGTCATCGACATGCAAAACTACTTCTCCTCCATCGCCCAGCCCATCCTCCAAAACCTCCTCACCACCATCCGCCTCTGCCGACGCGCCTCCATCCCCGTCATCTTCACCCGCCACTCTCACAAGTCCCCCTCCGACTACGGCATGCTCGACGAGTGGTGGCGCGGCCACCTCATCTTCGACGGCACCCCCGAATCCCACCTCATGCCCGAGCTCAACCCCGACGCCCAGGACCACGTCGTCCACAAGAACACGTACAGCGCCTTCAGGAACACGCGCCTCCAGGAATACTTGCAGGAGAGGGGCGTGGAGGAGCTCATCGTCACCGGCGTCATGACCAACTTGTGCTGCGAAACGACGGCGCGTGATGGCTTCGTTAGAGGGTTCCGAGTGTTTTTCTCAACTGACGCGACTGGGACGTCAGATCAAGAGCTGCACGAGGCCACCTTGAAGAACTTGGCTTATGGGTTTGCCTACTTGGTGGATTGCAACAGGCTTGAGGGGGGACTTTTTCCCAATCGACAACTTACTTAA
- the LOC117629840 gene encoding porphobilinogen deaminase, chloroplastic isoform X1 yields METLCSSSLLTKQALPLSSINFAGAGSVSVPGFSLPSLKTRAFPHCIRKHSAVGIPRASVAVEQQTQKAKLALIRIGTRGSPLALAQAHETRDKLMASHPDLAEEGAIQIVIIKTTGDKILSQPLADIGGKGLFTKEIDEALINGEIDIAVHSMKDVPTYLPEKTILPCNLPREDVRDAFISLTASSLADLPAGSTIGTASLRRKSQILNRYPSLNVLENFRGNVQTRLRKLNEKVVQATLLALAGLKRLDMTENVTSILSLDEMLPAVAQGAIGIACRSNDDKMANYIASLNHEETRLAVACERAFLLTLDGSCRTPIAGYASRDEDGNCIFKGLVASPDGTRVLETSRKGTYAFQDMINMGKEAGQELLSQAGPGFFDS; encoded by the exons ATGGAGAccctttgttcttcttctcttttgacTAAACAGGCTCTTCCTTTATCTTCAATCAACTTCGCAGGAGCTGGCTCAGTCTCAGTCCCTGGCTTCTCTTTGCCTTCCCTCAAGACTCGAGCTTTTCCCCACTGTATCAGAAAACACAGTGCAGTTGGGATCCCAAGGGCCTCTGTCGCTGTTGAGCAGCAGACCCAGAAGGCCAAACTGGCGCTAATCAGAATTGGCACCCGAGGGAG CCCACTAGCACTTGCTCAGGCTCATGAGACAAGAGATAAACTCATGGCATCGCATCCAGACCTAGCTGAAGAGGGGGCAATTCAGATTGTAATTATAAAAACTACAGGTGATAAAATACTGAGCCAACCCCTTGCGGACATTGGTGGGAAGGGCTTGTTCACCAAGGAAATAGACGAGGCACTAATCAATGGTGAAATTGACATTGCTGTCCACTCAATGAAAGATGTCCCTACCTACTTACCTGAGAAGACAATTCTTCCATGCAACCTTCCGCGAGAGGATGTCCGAGATGCATTTATATCCTTAACTGCATCTTCTTTGGCAGATCTGCCAGCTGGGAGCACTATTGGTACTGCCTCCCTTAGAAGAAAGTCACAGATACTCAATAGATATCCATCGCTCAAT GTGCTGGAGAATTTTCGTGGTAATGTCCAGACACGGCTGAGAAAACTCAATGAAAAGGTAGTCCAAGCAACCTTATTGGCCTTAGCTGGACTCAAACGCTTAGATATGACGGAAAATGTGACTTCAATTCTTTCACTAGATGAAATGCTTCCAGCAGTTGCACAAGGGGCAATTGGAATTGCCTGCCGAAGCAATGATGATAAAATG GCTAATTACATAGCCTCATTGAATCACGAGGAAACAAGGCTAGCAGTTGCATGTGAGAGGGCGTTTCTTCTGACCCTGGATGGGTCTTGCCGAACTCCTATTGCTGGATATGCTAGCAGAGATGAGGATGGTAATTGCATATTCAAAGGGTTGGTGGCTTCCCCAGATGGAACACGTG TACTGGAAACTTCGAGAAAAGGCACATATGCTTTTCAAGATATGATCAACATGGGTAAGGAAGCAGGCCAGGAACTTCTTTCACAAGCAGGTCCTGGGTTTTTTGATAGTTAA
- the LOC117629840 gene encoding porphobilinogen deaminase, chloroplastic isoform X2, translating into MASHPDLAEEGAIQIVIIKTTGDKILSQPLADIGGKGLFTKEIDEALINGEIDIAVHSMKDVPTYLPEKTILPCNLPREDVRDAFISLTASSLADLPAGSTIGTASLRRKSQILNRYPSLNVLENFRGNVQTRLRKLNEKVVQATLLALAGLKRLDMTENVTSILSLDEMLPAVAQGAIGIACRSNDDKMANYIASLNHEETRLAVACERAFLLTLDGSCRTPIAGYASRDEDGNCIFKGLVASPDGTRVLETSRKGTYAFQDMINMGKEAGQELLSQAGPGFFDS; encoded by the exons ATGGCATCGCATCCAGACCTAGCTGAAGAGGGGGCAATTCAGATTGTAATTATAAAAACTACAGGTGATAAAATACTGAGCCAACCCCTTGCGGACATTGGTGGGAAGGGCTTGTTCACCAAGGAAATAGACGAGGCACTAATCAATGGTGAAATTGACATTGCTGTCCACTCAATGAAAGATGTCCCTACCTACTTACCTGAGAAGACAATTCTTCCATGCAACCTTCCGCGAGAGGATGTCCGAGATGCATTTATATCCTTAACTGCATCTTCTTTGGCAGATCTGCCAGCTGGGAGCACTATTGGTACTGCCTCCCTTAGAAGAAAGTCACAGATACTCAATAGATATCCATCGCTCAAT GTGCTGGAGAATTTTCGTGGTAATGTCCAGACACGGCTGAGAAAACTCAATGAAAAGGTAGTCCAAGCAACCTTATTGGCCTTAGCTGGACTCAAACGCTTAGATATGACGGAAAATGTGACTTCAATTCTTTCACTAGATGAAATGCTTCCAGCAGTTGCACAAGGGGCAATTGGAATTGCCTGCCGAAGCAATGATGATAAAATG GCTAATTACATAGCCTCATTGAATCACGAGGAAACAAGGCTAGCAGTTGCATGTGAGAGGGCGTTTCTTCTGACCCTGGATGGGTCTTGCCGAACTCCTATTGCTGGATATGCTAGCAGAGATGAGGATGGTAATTGCATATTCAAAGGGTTGGTGGCTTCCCCAGATGGAACACGTG TACTGGAAACTTCGAGAAAAGGCACATATGCTTTTCAAGATATGATCAACATGGGTAAGGAAGCAGGCCAGGAACTTCTTTCACAAGCAGGTCCTGGGTTTTTTGATAGTTAA
- the LOC117629876 gene encoding protein-S-isoprenylcysteine O-methyltransferase A-like isoform X2, with translation MAVVFSYTACRQLSQMFAAIIFFHGSEYILAVGIHGKSNVTLKSLLISKNYVVAMIFSLLEYLIEYILFPGMKEHWWVSNWGLGMLIIGEIIRKMAIITAGRSFTHLIRVHHSEHHQLITNGIYRVVRHPGYCGFFIWSVGTQIMLCNPISTIAFALVVWRFFAQRIPYEEYFLRQFFGSQYEEYARRVPAGVPFIK, from the coding sequence ATGGCAGTAGTCTTCAGTTACACAGCCTGCAGACAGCTGTCACAGATGTTCGCGGCGATAATCTTTTTTCATGGTTCTGAATACATTTTAGCAGTTGGCATTCACGGGAAATCAAATGTCACTCTGAAATCTCTTCTGATCAGCAAAAACTATGTGGTTGCAATGATTTTTTCCTTGCTGGAGTACTtaattgaatatattttgttCCCTGGTATGAAGGAACACTGGTGGGTCAGCAACTGGGGCCTTGGAATGCTTATAATAGGGGAAATCATTCGGAAGATGGCAATAATTACAGCTGGTCGGTCCTTCACACATCTCATCAGGGTTCATCACTCAGAGCATCACCAATTGATTACAAATGGAATTTATAGAGTTGTTCGGCATCCTGGTTACTGTGGTTTCTTCATATGGTCAGTGGGCACTCAGATAATGCTTTGTAATCCCATATCAACAATTGCATTTGCACTTGTAGTTTGGCGCTTCTTTGCGCAAAGAATACCGTATGAAGAGTATTTCTTGAGGCAGTTTTTTGGGTCGCAGTACGAGGAATATGCCAGACGAGTTCCTGCCGGGGTGCCTTTTATAAAGTGA
- the LOC117629876 gene encoding protein-S-isoprenylcysteine O-methyltransferase A-like isoform X1 produces MSFLKHVWGDVERQFCTSISHGGLTFPGLLTVHQSQRLIRSIVTSMAVVFSYTACRQLSQMFAAIIFFHGSEYILAVGIHGKSNVTLKSLLISKNYVVAMIFSLLEYLIEYILFPGMKEHWWVSNWGLGMLIIGEIIRKMAIITAGRSFTHLIRVHHSEHHQLITNGIYRVVRHPGYCGFFIWSVGTQIMLCNPISTIAFALVVWRFFAQRIPYEEYFLRQFFGSQYEEYARRVPAGVPFIK; encoded by the exons ATGTCATTCTTGAAGCATGTTTGGGGTGATGTTGAGAGACAATTTTGTACTTCAATATCACATGGTGGTTTAACTTTTCCAG GGCTCCTTACAGTACACCAGAGCCAAAGATTGATCCGCTCTATTGTAACAAGCATGGCAGTAGTCTTCAGTTACACAGCCTGCAGACAGCTGTCACAGATGTTCGCGGCGATAATCTTTTTTCATGGTTCTGAATACATTTTAGCAGTTGGCATTCACGGGAAATCAAATGTCACTCTGAAATCTCTTCTGATCAGCAAAAACTATGTGGTTGCAATGATTTTTTCCTTGCTGGAGTACTtaattgaatatattttgttCCCTGGTATGAAGGAACACTGGTGGGTCAGCAACTGGGGCCTTGGAATGCTTATAATAGGGGAAATCATTCGGAAGATGGCAATAATTACAGCTGGTCGGTCCTTCACACATCTCATCAGGGTTCATCACTCAGAGCATCACCAATTGATTACAAATGGAATTTATAGAGTTGTTCGGCATCCTGGTTACTGTGGTTTCTTCATATGGTCAGTGGGCACTCAGATAATGCTTTGTAATCCCATATCAACAATTGCATTTGCACTTGTAGTTTGGCGCTTCTTTGCGCAAAGAATACCGTATGAAGAGTATTTCTTGAGGCAGTTTTTTGGGTCGCAGTACGAGGAATATGCCAGACGAGTTCCTGCCGGGGTGCCTTTTATAAAGTGA
- the LOC117629858 gene encoding probable prefoldin subunit 5 — MEKTVSVNVRAEMEKLSPEQLKAVKEQTDMEVNLLQDSLNNIRTATTRLEIASSALHDLSLRPQGKKMLVPLTASLYVPGTLHDAHQVLVDVGTGYFIEKTMPQAKDYCERKISLLKSNFEQLVEVASKKKGISDEAGAVLQAKLKQLAPAT, encoded by the exons atggagaagaCGGTGAGCGTGAACGTGAGAGCGGAGATGGAGAAGCTGAGCCCGGAGCAGTTGAAGGCAGTCAAGGAACAAACTGATATGGAAGTCAATCTTCTTCAGGACTCCCTCAACAACATCCGTACAGCCACCACTCGCCTCGAGATCGCCTCCTCCGCCCTCCACGACCTCTCCCTGCGCCCTCAGGGCAAGAAGATGCTCGTCCCTCTCACGGCGTCCCTTTATGTCCCCGGCACCCTCCACGACGCCCACCAAGTCCTCGTCGACGTCGGCACCGGTTACTTCATCGAGAAAACCATGCCTCAGGCCAAAGATTACTGCGAACGTAAGATCAGCTTGCTCAAATCTAATTTTGAGCAGCTTGTCGAG GTTGCTTCTAAAAAGAAGGGCATCTCGGATGAAGCTGGGGCAGTTTTGCAGGCCAAGTTGAAGCAGTTGGCTCCTGCAACATAG